The DNA sequence AGGGAGCCCACCGGCTGTTGCGCGACATCCCGGTCTCGCAAGACCTTGGTCGAGTGCTCTCGGAGATCCGCATGATCAAAGACGAGTGGGAAATCGCCGAACTGCGCGGAGCCGTGAATCACACGATCGAAGGTTTCAAAGCGGTCGCCCGTGAGATTCCGCACGCCATCGAGTTCGGCGGCGAACGCTGGTTGCAGGGCACCTTCGACCGCTACGCGCGCACCGTCGGCAATGGCACCGGCTACACCACGATCGTCGGCAGCGGAAAGAACGCACCCGTGCTGCACTGGGTGCGCTGCGACGGCCCTGTGAATCCCGACGCCGCCGTGCTGCTCGACATGGGAGTGGAAGCCCGCTCCTTATATACGGCGGATGTCACGCGCACGCTTCCGGCATCCGGAACGTTCTCGGCGGCTCAGCGTCAAGCGCACGACCTCGTAGAGAAGGCACACCGTGCGGGACTTGCGGCGGTTGGTCCCGGCAAGATCTTTAGCGACTTTCATCTCGCTGCGCTCGAAGTGATTGCGACCGGTCTGCACGACTGGGGAATGCTTCCTGTCTCGGTCGATGAGGCACTGAGCCCGCAAGGCCAGCACCACCGTCGGTACATTGTGTGCGGCATCGGTCATCATCTCGGGCTTGACGTGCACGACTGCGCTCAGTCGAGTTACTCCGCCTACCAGAGCGGCGAACTCGTGCCCGGAATGGTCATGGCGGTCGAGCCTGGACTGTACTTTCACGAGTGGGATAACACCGTGCCACCCGAGCTGCGCGGACTCGGCGTGCGCATCGAAGACAACGTGATGGTCACCCCAACCGGCCACGAAGTTCTCTCCGATGCGCTGCCAATTACAGCGGATGGCATCGAAGGGTGGATGCGCGCGCTGTAACCAAGGACAATGGGTGCAGATCGCTCATTTTTTGAAAGGTGCATACATGGAATTCTTCGCCACTGGCGGACTCGTCCTCCTCATCGGAATCGGGGTGGTCGTTCTTGTTGTACTTTTCCTGGTCATGTTGCTGATCGCTCGCGCCTGGTTCAAGGTCGCTCGCGCCGACGAGGCTCTCGTCGTTTCGGGACGTTCGCAAAAGGACGGCGCGGGCAATGATTCTGCCGTCACGGTCATCGTTAATGGCAAGGCGCTGGTCAACCCGATCACGCAACGCCACGAGACGATTTCGCTTCGTTCGCGCCAGGTGTCAATGACTGCAGAGGCGCAGTCAGCTGACAACGTGACGCTTCAGGTCGAAGCGGTTGCGATCGTGAAGATCGGTTCTGACCCTGCCCTGGTCCGTCGTGCTGCCGAGCGTTTCGCTTCGCAGGATGCCGCCATCGAGCAGTTCACGACTGAGCAGCTTGAGGGTGCCCTTCGTGGTGTTGTCGCAACCCTCTCGGTTGTTGAGCTCATGCGTGAGCGCAAGAAGTTCTCTGACCAGATCGCGACGGATGTCTCCACCGAACTGTCGGAGCAGGGACTGATTCTCGACTCCTTCCAGATCAAGGGCATCGGCGACAAGGTTGGTTACATCCAGTCGCTCGGAACGCCGCAGATTGAGTCGAAGCGTCGCGAAGCTGAACTCGCCACGGCCGACGCGAACCGCGAGATCTCGAAGCGCAACATCACTGTTGCCGAGGCGAACCTGATCGAGCAGACCGCGCTCGACAAGAACACCGCAGACTCCAAGGCTGAGGTCGGTAAGGCCAATGCTGAGGCCGAGCAGGCTGAAGCGCTCGCTCGCGCCACGGCCGAGCAGGGCGTTCTGCAGCAGCGTGCCGAGAACCGTCAGGCCGAGCTCGACGCCGACGTGAAGCGCGTCGCTGACGCCAACCTGTACAAGGCTCAGAAGGATGCCGACTCCGACGCCTACCGTCTGGTCAAGGGCGCCGAAGCTCAGGCCCAGATTGCAGCAGTTGAAGCAGAAGCAGTGCGCGTTCGCGCCGCCGCCGACGCGGATGCCGTTCGCCTTTCCGGTGAAGCACGCGCAGCAAGCATCGAGGCAGAAGCTGCGGCTCTCGCCAAGCACCAAGATGCACTCCTCGCCCAGCGTGCCCTCGAATCACTGCCACTCGTCATGGAGCAGTGGGCAAAGGGTTATGGCCAGATCGGTTCCGTCACCGTTATCGGTGGCAGCGGATCGAGCGCAGCAGACACCATCGGCAACGAAAGCTCAATCGCTTTGCGTAGCTCCTTCGAATCGATCAAGGCTGCAACGGGTCTCGACCTCGCCTCGATCATCCAGGGCCGCGCCGTTGGTCAGGCTGTTGGTGAGGGTGCTCGTGGCAGCGCTAAGAGCAGCTCAAGCATCAACTCGGTTGATGACTCGCTCGCAGCAAAGCTTGCCGAAGTAGCACTCAGCGAGACTTCCGCCGGCGCTACCGAGGGCAACGACAGCTCGGAATAATTGCATAACGGCGAAGGGCGGGCATCCAGATCATCGGATGCCCGCCCTTTCGCATGTAACGCAGCGAAAGCTAGTCGTCGTCGCTCACGAGTTCTGAGCCTTCGGGATACACGTCGAGCTGGGGTTTGCGCGCGAGGAAGATGATGCTCGCGATAAGGCCGCCCCACACGAGCACGGCGGCGACGATGAAGAACGTGATGGCGATGCCGCTCATTTGCTGAGCTCCTTCAATGCTTGGGCGCTGGGCCACGGGGTGAAGTCATCCGGATCGTGCTTCCAGCGCAGGGAGGTCATGGTGATGGCGCCGATCAGGATCACCGCGATGGTGCCCCAACCCGCAACCGCTAGGTACCAGAGCGGGTAGCCCTCGTATCCTTCCGTGACGAGCACGATGATGCGCTGGATGAGCATGTAGAGCAGAACGGCCGGCGCGAGAACCCCGACTAGCAGTTGCCACAGGCGCCCCACCTTGAAGGTCGAGACGGCGTTGAGGTGTGCTGCGAGCTCGGGGCCCTTACGGAACACCCAGATCACGAGGATCGTCGAGGCGATCGCGGCGACGACGATACCGATGTTGTTCGCCCACTGGTCAACGGTGTCGAGCGTGATGAGCCCGGTGGTCGTTGAGAAGAGCAGCACCGAAACAACGGCCAGGGCGGCCCCGACGCGCACTGATGCTTGGCGGGCGGTGATCCCGAACTTGTCTTGGAATGCGGATGACACGACCTGAAGCACTGACAACAGCGAGGTGAATCCGGCCATGACGAGCGAACCGAAGAACAGTGCGCCGAAGAGGGGACCACCGGGCATTTGCGACACGATCGCCGGGAAGGTAACAAACGAGAGCCCAACTCCGGTGATGCCTTCGAGTTCGTCGATAGCGACGCCCTGCTGGAACGCGAAGAATCCGAGGGTGGCGAAGACTCCGATGCCGGCAATGATCTCGAAGGAGGAGTTGGCGAAAGCTACGACCAGTGCCGGCGCCGTGACGTTGGCTTTGCGGTTGCGGTACGACGAATACGTGATCATGATGCCGAACGCGATCGACAGCGAGAAGAAAATTTGGCTGTACGCCGCAATCCACACGCTCGGGTCGCTCAGGGCTGAGAAATCGGGGGTGAAGAGAGCATCCAACCCGGTCATTGCGCCGTCGAGGAAGAGGGCGCGAACGACCAAGATCAGAAAAGCGACAACGAGAAGCGGCAAGAAGATCACGTTCGCGCGTTGCACGCCCTTGGCAATACCCGAGCCGAGCACGGCAAGAACCGCAATCCACACGAGCACCAGTGGGATAAGAACCGCGGGGACAAACTGCGCACTAAAGCCGGGGGCCGAGGTCTGGAGGAACTCGTTCTGGAAGAACCCGGCAGTGTCGTCACCCCAGCGAAGGTCGAAGCTAAACGTGAAGTAGCTGGCTGCCCACGCAACAACGGCGGCGTAGTAGACGGCGATGATGATGCAAATCCAGACCTGGAACCAGCCAAGCGACTCGAGCCACTTGCCGGCCTTGCCGCCGAGACGACGGAATGCGGTCGGCGATGATCCACGAAAGCGGTGCCCGATCGCATAGTCAAGAAAGAGGATGGGGATGCCGGCCGTGACCAATGCGATCAGGTACGGAATCAGGAATGCCCCGCCACCATTCTCGTAGGCGACACCGGGGAAGCGCCAAATGTTGCCGAGACCCACGGCGGAGCCGATGGCCGACAGGATGAAACCCCACTGGCCCGACCACTGCTCACGTGGTCGCGAGGCGACGGATCCGTGTTCGCCCGATTGTTGCTGCACCGACACAGTTGCTCCTCTGCGTAATGGCCACCCGAATGGCCGTCGCTGGGGCCACCCCGAAATTGCGGCCCGCTACCCCCGAAGGGGTGTTCTCACGTTAACACTCGGGGGTGCTGCGTTGCGACATGTGACGGTGCGAAGCGGTCAGCGGTCAGCGGTCAGCGTGCGGCGATCAGCGTGTAGCGACCAATCGGATGGTTGTTTCGGCAGTGGCGTCTTTGGGCGAACCGGGGGAGACAGTGATTGCTCGTGCCGCGGCATCCAACGTAATGGTGGCTAATGTTGCCCAGCGGTCGCCGAACACTGCGCCGATTGCGGGAACGCAGCAGAGTTGGGCGGCGTCACCCGGTTCGGAGAAGAGGTAGGGGATGAGGGCGCTCGCCGCGGTGGGCAGCGGTGCGGCGGCGGCTCGTTCGGTAAGAACGTCGTAGCGTGCTTGGGTGTCTGGATCGTAGAGCCCCAGTTTTTCGCCCTTGCTCAGTTCGGGGTCAACAAAGTGGTTGGTGTGGATGAGCACGCCATCGGTTGGCTCAAGCACGGCGGCGCCGTCGGGGTTCAGCTCGACTGTGACGGAACCTTCGGGGCTCACGACGGTGATGGCGCTGGACGTGCTCACGGGTGCAGTGCGCAGAATTTCGACCGCTTCGGCCAGGGTCGACGCTTCGGCGAGAACGCGGGCGGCAACAAGGTGCACGGGCACGCCGTCTGGCCGGTCTGCTTGGTGGCCGAGGATGTTGAGCATGATGCCCACTCCGGCGTCATTGATTCCGATTTTGCCGAGGATGCCGTGCTCCGTCAGGCCGACAAAGGTGCGGGGAGTGCCGCTGACTTCGTGCAGGTGCCAGCAGTCGGCGAGGTCGTCGTGCCAGTCCCACGTTTGGGCTCCGACCGGGCTCTCGCGGGCGTTGACGATGGTGGAGCATTCGCCCGGTTTGGTGCCGATCGCTTGAGAGAGAATCTCGGTGCGAGCGTTCACGGCGGCGATCTTCCAGAGCGGCAGGTCGCTTCCTTCGGCTACCCCGCGCATTTCGGCGGCGAGGTCGGCGCTCCAGCGTTCGGTGACGAGCACGGCGTTGTCGGCATACTTCTGTACATCGCCGAGGCTGATTCCGGATGTCTCGAAGAGGTCGAGATAGATGGCAACGCCGCGTTTCAGAGTCTCAGCAATCGCGACGCCGCGGCTCAGACCGCGGTGGAAGGCATCCGCTGAATTGATCTGAATAAAGGGAGGGGTGGTGCTCATGATGCGATCTCTTCCCGAAGCTTGCGGATCATTCCTCGCTCGGGCTTCCAGCCGGGGCGGGGCGCGCAGGCGAGGAGAAGTTGAGTGTACGGATGCTGCGGGTTGGTGAGTACTTCGGCGGTCGTTCCCCGCTCCACGATGCGGCCCTGGCGCATCACCACAACCTGGTCGGCGATCATCTGCACAACAGAGAGGTCGTGCGTGATGAAGAGGTAGGTGAGGCCGTATGTGGCGCGGAGACTCGCAAGAAGCTCGAGAATCTGGGCTTGGACAGTGACGTCGAGTGCCGCGACAGATTCGTCGAGCACGATGACGGCAGGGTCCGCTGCCAAGGCGCGGGCGATCGCAACCCGCTGTTTCTGGCCGCCCGAAAGCTCGCTCGGCAGAGCGTCAAGGTAACGCGTTTCTAAGCCGACGAGCGTGAAGAGCTCGCTGCAGCGCGCCTCTCGTTCGGCACGGCTGAGACGCGAATGGGCTCTCAACACTTCGTCGACCGCAACCCGAACGGGGAGCCGACGGTTGAGAGAGCTTTGCGGGTCTTGAAATACCATTTGGATGTCACGCGCCCGACGACGCAGTTCGCGTCGGTTGGCGTGCGCGGCGACGGGCTTGCCGCTGACAGTAACGCTGCCCGAGTCTGGCGTTTCGAGGCCGACGATAATGCGCGCGAGAGTCGTCTTTCCCGAGCCGGATTCTCCGACGACGGCTAGGCACGAACCTTTATCGACGCTGAGTGTGACCTCGTCGAGCGCCTTTACTTTCTGTTTCGCTCCGGTGTGGAAGGTCTTGTTCAGTGCTTCGACGGTGATAGCTGGGGTAGTCATGAGGTCGGTCCGCCTTCCGGGGTCCAGGTGAGTCCGGCGGGGCGCGATTCCATGAGGGCTCGGGTGTACGGATGCTTCGGGTTGTCGCGAAGCTGTTCGGGAAGGCCGATTTCCACGATTTCTCCCTCTTTCATCACGGCGATCCTGTCGCAGACTGCTGCGGCAAGGTCGAGGTCGTGCGTAACGAACAGCATCGCCATGCCGAGTTCGTGGCGGCACTCATCGAGGATGGCCATCACTTCTGCTTGGGTGGTGACATCCAAAGCGGTGGTTGGTTCATCGGCGAGCATCAAGCGCGGCTTGCCCGCGATTGCGCCGGCGATGACAACGCGTTGAAGCATTCCGCCGGAGAGTTGGTGCGGGTAGGAACGCAGCACGCGGTCAACGGCATCGATACCGACCTGTTCGAGCAGTTCGCCAGCGCGAAGCTTGGCGGTTTTCGTGGGTTGCCCTTGAGCGTCATGCATTCCCTCAATGAGGTAGCGCTCGACAGGAAGCACGGGGTTGAGCACGGCGTGCGGGTTCTGGGCGATCATCGAGACATCGTTGGCCCGCATCTGGCGGAGAGCTTCTCCGGTGAGACCGCGAACGTCGACACCATCGAAAGTGATCGTGCCGGTGACCTGCGATCCTTCCGGTTCAATGTGCAGGATTGATCGCAGGGTCATGGACTTGCCACTGCCTGATTCGCCAACAAGGCCGACTGCTTCGCCCGCAGCGACAGCGAGCGACACTTCGCGCAGAATCTGCAGATCGGGGCCAATTGTGAGCGAGAGGTTGTCAATGGTGAGCATCAGGCTTTCCTCCCTGCGGCGGCACGGCCACCGAGTCGTTCTCCGACGTAACCGAAGGCGGCCACGGTGATGACGATGCTGAGTCCCGCAAGAACACTTTCTGCGGGGTAGCCGTTCAAGAGTGACTGCTGCCCGCTCGACACCATGAGTCCCCAGTCGGCTGCCGGCGGTTGCACGCCGAGGCCAAGGAACGAGAGTGCCGCGAGCTCGATCATCGCGAACCCGAAGTTGATGGTGGCACCGGTCACGATGAGCGGGGCGACGTTCGGCAGCAGGTGCCGTGCCGTGATCACAATTCCGGGGATGCCCTGCAATTCAGGAGAGCGGATGTAGGGCAGGTTGCGTTCCCGCATCGCCATGCTGCGAACCACACGAGCGGAATACGGAATGTACGCCACCGAGAGAGCCAGTGCCGCGGTGGTGAGGCTGGGACCGAAGACCGCGATGGCGAGCATGGCGAGCAACAGGTTGGGGAAAGCGAAGAGAAGGTCGAGAACGCGGCTGAGGAACGAGTCGACGATGCCACCCCACCAGACGGCGGTGAGAGCAATCAGGGTTCCGAACACGGCCGTAATCGCTACGACGATGAGCGGCCCGGTGAGGCTTGATCGTGCTCCCCAGAGCAGGCGCGAGAAGATGTCGCGGCCGGCCTGGTCTGTTCCGAACAGGTGCTCGAAAGACATTCCCTGGTAGCGCTGGGTGACAGATCCGATGGTCGGGTCGTAAGGAGCGATCAGCGGAGCAAAGAGCGCGCCGAGAACGACAACGGCGATGATTCCACACGCAATAAGGCCTAGCGTGCCCATCCGTTCAGCGAATTGTTTCATCGGTTTGTCTCCACTTTCACTCGCGGGTCGATGGAGGCATAGAAGAGGTCAACGAGAAGGTTGATGATGCCGAACGCAGCGACCAGCACGATCGCGATGGCCTGCACGACGGCGAAGTCTTTTCGCTGCACGGCGTGAACCAGCAGCGTGCCGATTCCGTCGAGGGTGAAGGCGTACTCGACAACGAATGACCCGGCAATCAACCCGGCGATGTGAACACCGACGATGGTGCTCACGGGAAGCATCGAGTTGCGGATGACGTGGCGTCTCATGACGAGACGTTCGGCTACTCCGCGGGCCCGCGCCATCACCGAGTGCTCGGAGTCACGCTCTTCACGAATGGACGTGCGAGTGATGCGCGCCACGACGGCAGACGAGGGGAGTGCGAGTGCGAGCGCGGGCAAAGTGAGATGCCAGACGCGGTCGATGAAGCCGTCGCCCGACCCGAAGACTGGGAACCAGCCGAGGCCGACGCTGAAGATGCTCATGAGGATGAGAGCGGCGAAGAAGGTCGGAACGGCGAAGCCCAAGTTGGAGCCGAGGAGGATGATCTTGTCGACGACGCCACCGCGGGTTCCCGCCAGAATGCCGAAGCCGACGCCGAGCACGATGATGATGAGGGCGGCCATCGTGACCAGCAACAGTGTGGTGGGGAGGCGAGCGGCCAACAGGTCACCGACATCCTGCTGGTTGGCGAGCGATCGACCGAAGTCGCCGTGCAGCACGTTGGTGAGCCAGTTCCAGAATCGCACCAGGAACGGGTCATCGAGGGAGTACTGCGCTCGAATAGCTTCGAGCACCTCTGGGCTTACCGTTCGTCCTTGAACGAGAAAGTTTTCTGGGCTTCCCGGTGCCGCATACATGGCGGCGAACACGAGGAAGCTGGATGCGATGAGGACGCCGATGAGCGCCGCCAGTCGTCGAAGTATGAAGGTCACGGAACGAGCCTTTTCATTGGAGCCGAACCCCGGGGGCCGCGCGCGTTAGCCACGCGACCCCCGGGCGTGTGAACTATTCGCCCGAAGCGCCGAGGTCGGCAGCCCAGGGGTAGTACAGGTAAACGAAGGATGCGGGAGCACCCGTGACGCGGTCATTCATGAACAGTCGAACGGCAGGGTCGACGATCGGGATCCAGGTCAGATCCTCCATCACGAGCACTTGCGCTTCGTTTACGAGTTCAGCGCGCGCACTGTCATCGGCGGTTGCAGCGGCCTCGTCCAGCAACGCGTCGATGGAGGAGTTGCTGTAGTCGTTGTAGTTCTGCGATCCACCGGTTCCGGCGATTGCGCGGAGGAACGCGAGCGGGTCAGGAACGTCCATGTAGTTGTAGGTCACGAACGCGTCGTGGCCTTCGCGCGCTGCGGGGTCAGAGAAGAATGCACCGAACTGGGCGCTGGGCACACCTTCCGGCTCAACAGTCAGGCCAATGGCGCGGGCGCCGTTAGAGATCTCCGAGATGATGTCGGCGTAGTAGGTGCGCTCCGACGGGTACACGATCTTGATCGGCTCGGTGAGGTCGACCTCGGCGTCCTTCAGAACTTCCTTGGCACCTTCGATGTCGATTTCTGCCGAGGCGAGTTCGTCGCGACCTGCCGTGAATTCAGCGTCGCCGTATGACCAGCCGTTGTCGGGAACGAGAGACTGTGACGCGCTCGCCGTGCCTTCAAAGACCGTCGCGGCAATGGCATCCCGGTCGGTCGCCATCATGAGCGCCTGGCGAACGGCGGGGTCGGCGAAGATGCCGTTTCCGGTGCCGATGATGCCGACGATCTGCAACGAGTTGCCGAGGTAAAGGGATCCCTCGGTCGAGCTTTGCAGCGACTTGAGCGCACCGAGCGGCACGTCGTACGAACCATCGATCGCGCCCGTGTCGAGTGCGGTGGCGATAGCGGCTGCGTCAACGATGAAGTTGATGTCGACCTGAGCCGTCTGAGCCTGCTTGTCACTGTTCCAGTAGTTGTCGTTCTTGATCAGTGAGATCGACTGGCCCTGATCCCAGTCCCCAACGGAGAAGGGGCCGGTGCACATGACCTTGCCGGTCGGGTTGCCGAAGGTGTCGCCAGCTGCTTCGCGGAAGTCTTGCTCCACGATCGTGCCGACGGGGGTCACCATGTAGGAGTTGAAGGCGGCATCCGGCTTCGTGAGGGTAACGGTGACTTCCCAGTCCGCGGTCTTCTCAATGGAAGCGATGTTGCCGACGAGCCCGCCGGCCCAGTAGCTTCCTTCGTCGGCATCCTGATGACGGCCGAGGCTGTACACGACGTCATCGGCGGTCATTTCCTGGCCATCCCAGAATTCGACGCCCTCGCGAATTGTGTAGATGTAGGTGAGATCGTCGGGGGTTTCGACCTTTTCGGCCAACCCGGGTTCGATCGTGAAGTCGGGCTGCAACTGCATGAGTCCTTCACACAGGTTGGCCACAACGGTGTTCTCGGCGTAGTTGAACGACTTGATCGGGTCGAGCGATGCTGGCTCGCCGAAGGGAAGGTTCCACGTCACCAAATCGAGCTCGCCGGTGGCGGCAGGAGTGAGGGTGAGGAGGTCGTTGTTGTCAACGCTGGATGAGGTGTCGCTGCTGGTGCCTGCTGCGCACCCGGTCAGTGCGAGGGCAAGAATGCTGCCGATCGCTATTGCTTTTTTCTTCATTGAATTGCTCCTAGGTAGATCGAACCTGAACGCTAAGACGCTTGATGTGTGTGAAAACCTAGTTGACCAAAACGTTTTGGGGGAAAAATACCCAAAACGTTTTACATGCCGGAAACTCGGGTAGCCTGCCAGAGTGACCACTAACCAGCCACGTAGACGAGCGACAATTCACGACGTCGCCAAGCGGGCCGGGGTCTCGATCACCACCGTTTCTCACGCCCTCAATGGCAAGGGAGTCATTGCGGATGCCACCAGGAAGCGAGTCGTCGAAACCGCCGCTGATCTGGGATATAGCCCAGATGCGATCGCTCGCGGACTCCGCAGCCGTCGCCTCGGAATCCTGGGACTCGTCATCCGCCCCCTCGACACTCTCGGCTCCTACCAACCGGAGGGTGTTGACTACTTTTTACGGTTTGCGGGAGCCGCCGCAGTCGAAGCGTTGGATCGCGGTTACGGGCTTGCGTTAATGCGGGACCCCACCGTCGGCAATGCCCCCGGCATCGCTCTGGCCGCCGATGGCTTCATCATTTCTGACCCGGTGGCCAGCGATCCGGTCATCGAATTGCTCACGCGAAACGGCATCGCTGTCGTGGCAGTGGGGCGCGATATCGAGCGACCGGAATTCACCGCCTGGCTTGGCGCCGGCACTCACACCAACACGGATGCAGTTATCCAGCACTTTCTCGAACGCGGCGCCACGCGCATCGCGATTGTCACCGGAGAAGACAACAACTCGTGGAACGCCGATAGCGAATTGACGTACCGGGCCTGGGCTGCGGAACGCGGGCAATCCCCGCTCGTGTACCACCAAGATGAGGGCTTGGGCGAGGCGGGTGGTCGCGCACTGGCCGAACAGATGCTGGCCTCAGGCGAGCCGCTTCCGGATGCCATCTATTGCCTGACCGGGCGGCACGCTGCGGGCATGCAAGCTGGGCTGCAAGCGGCCGGCTATCTGATTCCCGACGACATCATGATCGCCTCAGGGTCTGACTCGGAGCAGACCAGAAACAGCGCTCCGCCCATAACTTCGATCGATTTGGCACCCGAGGCAACGGCGAAAGCTGCGGTCACGTTCTTGGTCGAATTGCTCGATGGCGTGCCCGATGCCGATCCGGATGCCGACCCTGACGGCGACGGCGCTGGCGATCCGGTTCCTCCGGAGGTCGAGTACCGGATCAGAGATCGCGCGTCGACTCGCTCAATGCGCTGAATGACAGTGCGACCCCGAGAATGTTCTCGGCGGCGCGATGACCGGAGCGTAGTGCCGCGGTGACGGTGGCTGGATCATCCGTCCACGTTGCTTCGCCCGCAAAGTGCAGCACGTTCTCGACCGGGGTGGCCAGCAGGTCGTGGTCGTCGGGCGTGGATCCCGGGCGCATGTACGCGTACGACCCGTACGAGTATGGATCGTCTTGCCAGCGCGTCACGAGCACTTCGTCGGGGTGCTCGACGCGCTCGCCGTAGAGCCCGCGCAGAGCATCGAGAACGGACGAGCTGATCTGTTCGTCGCTCCAGTCGCGCGCCTCGATGGCGCTGGGGCCGGCAGCGAACGTGAGCAGGGTGGGAACGCCGTGCAGATCGGTGAGGTCGTACCAGGAATGCCACCACTTGCCCGCCTCGCCCTGCTGGCGAATCGCGTAGACGCTCTCATCCCAGAAGCGAGTGGGGAAGCGCAGAAAGACCTTCTCGAAGTTGTTCATCTCGAAGCCGTCAATGGCGTGGGTGAGCCATTCGGGCAGCGCCGGCTCGAACGCGAGATCGCCGCTCTTGAGCACCCCAATCGGCACCGTTACGACCACGCGATCCGCGGTGAAATCGCCCTGCGCGGTGGCGACCGTTGCGCCCTGCTTTGACCAACGGATGCCGGTGACCACATGCTCGAGGCGAACGTCGAGTCCCTGTGCGAGATTCGTTGCCAGCTCGTCATAGCCGTCGGGGAACACCACCTCGTCGCCCTCGACCGTGTCATCGTCGAGACCGTGCGCATCGAGCAGCCCGGCGTGCACGCCGTACTGCTCCTCGGAGCGGTGCAGCACGAACTCGCGCACGCGCTCCGCCCGATCGGGGTTCCAGCCGAGCGTGGAAAGCGCGACGCCCATCGTCTGCTCATAGCTTGTGCCGAGAGTGGAAGCCTGCACCGCCGTCGCAAGATGCGCGTCGAAGGTGCGGACGTCATCCGCGAACTGGGCGACAGCGTCGTCGCTGAGGCGCTCGCCGGTGGGGCTGTAATAGGCGATGGGGCGGCCGGTGGGCTGGTAGCTGCCAACCGTGAACTCGACCGTGCGCATGCCGAAGGCGTTGACGATATCGGTGAGGGGGTTGTCGTCGACGCCGTGGATCCAGGATGCTCCGCGGTCGGTGGCAACGTCGCCGGAGCGTTCGGTGTGCGTGCGGCCACCCGTGCGGTCGCGGGCTTCGAGCACGAGCACTCGTTGG is a window from the Salinibacterium sp. NK8237 genome containing:
- a CDS encoding LacI family DNA-binding transcriptional regulator; translated protein: MTTNQPRRRATIHDVAKRAGVSITTVSHALNGKGVIADATRKRVVETAADLGYSPDAIARGLRSRRLGILGLVIRPLDTLGSYQPEGVDYFLRFAGAAAVEALDRGYGLALMRDPTVGNAPGIALAADGFIISDPVASDPVIELLTRNGIAVVAVGRDIERPEFTAWLGAGTHTNTDAVIQHFLERGATRIAIVTGEDNNSWNADSELTYRAWAAERGQSPLVYHQDEGLGEAGGRALAEQMLASGEPLPDAIYCLTGRHAAGMQAGLQAAGYLIPDDIMIASGSDSEQTRNSAPPITSIDLAPEATAKAAVTFLVELLDGVPDADPDADPDGDGAGDPVPPEVEYRIRDRASTRSMR
- a CDS encoding ABC transporter permease; this encodes MTFILRRLAALIGVLIASSFLVFAAMYAAPGSPENFLVQGRTVSPEVLEAIRAQYSLDDPFLVRFWNWLTNVLHGDFGRSLANQQDVGDLLAARLPTTLLLVTMAALIIIVLGVGFGILAGTRGGVVDKIILLGSNLGFAVPTFFAALILMSIFSVGLGWFPVFGSGDGFIDRVWHLTLPALALALPSSAVVARITRTSIREERDSEHSVMARARGVAERLVMRRHVIRNSMLPVSTIVGVHIAGLIAGSFVVEYAFTLDGIGTLLVHAVQRKDFAVVQAIAIVLVAAFGIINLLVDLFYASIDPRVKVETNR
- a CDS encoding ABC transporter substrate-binding protein, whose translation is MKKKAIAIGSILALALTGCAAGTSSDTSSSVDNNDLLTLTPAATGELDLVTWNLPFGEPASLDPIKSFNYAENTVVANLCEGLMQLQPDFTIEPGLAEKVETPDDLTYIYTIREGVEFWDGQEMTADDVVYSLGRHQDADEGSYWAGGLVGNIASIEKTADWEVTVTLTKPDAAFNSYMVTPVGTIVEQDFREAAGDTFGNPTGKVMCTGPFSVGDWDQGQSISLIKNDNYWNSDKQAQTAQVDINFIVDAAAIATALDTGAIDGSYDVPLGALKSLQSSTEGSLYLGNSLQIVGIIGTGNGIFADPAVRQALMMATDRDAIAATVFEGTASASQSLVPDNGWSYGDAEFTAGRDELASAEIDIEGAKEVLKDAEVDLTEPIKIVYPSERTYYADIISEISNGARAIGLTVEPEGVPSAQFGAFFSDPAAREGHDAFVTYNYMDVPDPLAFLRAIAGTGGSQNYNDYSNSSIDALLDEAAATADDSARAELVNEAQVLVMEDLTWIPIVDPAVRLFMNDRVTGAPASFVYLYYPWAADLGASGE
- a CDS encoding NAD(P)/FAD-dependent oxidoreductase, with amino-acid sequence MTDIASAPTADPAATAFDTIVVGAGVSGLTAARFLAQSGQRVLVLEARDRTGGRTHTERSGDVATDRGASWIHGVDDNPLTDIVNAFGMRTVEFTVGSYQPTGRPIAYYSPTGERLSDDAVAQFADDVRTFDAHLATAVQASTLGTSYEQTMGVALSTLGWNPDRAERVREFVLHRSEEQYGVHAGLLDAHGLDDDTVEGDEVVFPDGYDELATNLAQGLDVRLEHVVTGIRWSKQGATVATAQGDFTADRVVVTVPIGVLKSGDLAFEPALPEWLTHAIDGFEMNNFEKVFLRFPTRFWDESVYAIRQQGEAGKWWHSWYDLTDLHGVPTLLTFAAGPSAIEARDWSDEQISSSVLDALRGLYGERVEHPDEVLVTRWQDDPYSYGSYAYMRPGSTPDDHDLLATPVENVLHFAGEATWTDDPATVTAALRSGHRAAENILGVALSFSALSESTRDL
- a CDS encoding ABC transporter permease, which codes for MKQFAERMGTLGLIACGIIAVVVLGALFAPLIAPYDPTIGSVTQRYQGMSFEHLFGTDQAGRDIFSRLLWGARSSLTGPLIVVAITAVFGTLIALTAVWWGGIVDSFLSRVLDLLFAFPNLLLAMLAIAVFGPSLTTAALALSVAYIPYSARVVRSMAMRERNLPYIRSPELQGIPGIVITARHLLPNVAPLIVTGATINFGFAMIELAALSFLGLGVQPPAADWGLMVSSGQQSLLNGYPAESVLAGLSIVITVAAFGYVGERLGGRAAAGRKA